A region from the Aphis gossypii isolate Hap1 chromosome 1, ASM2018417v2, whole genome shotgun sequence genome encodes:
- the LOC114127191 gene encoding eukaryotic translation initiation factor 2-alpha kinase isoform X1, which translates to MNLIIIKYLLRVVLIVFGVLTVFVLCDKPVCPGNHDTNKQFIFISTLDGKLTALNTADGGTEAWEFSTEPGALLSSSIDQLELSNHGHWVRMIPSLSGSLYKFDGENLDRIPFTVDSLLKSSFRYNDDLLISGGKISRTYGVDMSTGQLLYTCDMAQCNNITSNSFTNIDGNILILQRQTQTVRASDPRSGIERWNFSVGLHDIKVIMDLNNNCHTTNPSVKLDFKINIPKGVVTAVAFDRPEEVIWTHKSKSPIVNVWKFEHGKVESIDLFKRDHNENSIDPLVYLGMHKKQLYIQESDKVFSINPTSYQQSLLLEEDDLDKSRIPWKPIPVSSQIISKSSSAVQTTDDVSKTTAISVLYASEYINGKGYYLNGPKKTKRITDGKKYKSVNTENENETENIIKYEEGLEMPVEIIIVSLWYWWKEVLFISVVTAVLINIFIPSRIGRIINFIRNHSKKNEDIEKIVDLIESKVDCCKDSGVELSSNTIVQKQLHPIVEFKSRYLQDFEPIHCLGKGGFGIVFEARNKIDDCHYAIKRIPLPSQEESRNRVLREVKALAKLDHQHIVRYFNTWLEEPPSGWQEKHDDDWLQKSGDMDMSSNITTSEKQVTHLSPNKHHVRAKSLSTMIMLPESSEELSDILSNPHALRSYNDNSDSSFIIFDDSQITDSNKKDCILDISSDNLTKGSKRRRYKSECDTTSNVHSERKTTRHYLYIQMQLCHKNSLREWLKDNTKNRDMKYILNIFSQIIQAVEYVHLQGLIHRDLKPSNIFFSLDGQIKIGDFGLVTEMIESDEGMTIYDNKKKWLNEQHTDRVGTQLYMSPEQISGKSYNYKVDIYSLGVIFFELLNPFTTEMERYQTLTQLRNYIFPPQFLKKFKNEYDLLCLMLSPDPTLRPTTFGIRTRLPLSTPDSNLDPTLTDSTYEFELHNRKSSAIKVLKN; encoded by the exons atgaatttaattataattaagtatttattaagagTAGTGCTAATAGTTTTTGGTGTTTTAACTGTGTTTGTCCTTTGTGATAAACCAGTTTGCCCAGGAAATCATGATACAAATAAACA atttatattcataagtaCCTTGGATGGAAAACTTACAGCATTAAATACTGCTGACGGTGGAACAGAGGCTTGGGAATTTTCAACTGAACCAGGAGCATTGTTATCTTCTAGTATTGACCAACtagag ctatCAAACCATGGCCATTGGGTACGAATGATTCCATCATTGAGTGGCAGTTTGTACAAATTTGATGGTGAAAATCTTGACCGTATACCATTTACTGTCGATTCTTTATTAAAGTCATCTTTTCGATATaatgatgatttattaatatctg gtgGAAAGATAAGTCGAACATATGGTGTTGATATGAGCACtggtcaattattatatacatgtgatATGGCtcagtgtaataatattactagtaATAGTTTCACAAACATCgatggaaatattttaattttacaaagacAAACACAAACTGTTCGAGCATCAGACCCTCGTTCTGGAATAGAAAG gtGGAATTTTAGTGTTGGGTTACATgacataaaagtaataatggatttaaataataattgtcatacCACAAATCCTAGTGTTAaacttgattttaaaataaacattcctAAAGGAGTTGTAACAGCGGTAGCATTCGACAGGCCTGAAGAAGTTATTTGGACTCAcaaa tcTAAGTCCCCAATTGTAAATGTTTGGAAATTTGAACATGGGAAAGTGGaatcaattgatttatttaaacgtgATCACAATGAGAATTCTATAGATCCTTTAGTTTATCTCGGGATGCataaaaaacaa ttgtATATTCAAGAAAGTGATAaagtattttctattaatccAACTTCATATCAACAATCACTTCTTCTTGAAGAGGACGATCTAGATAAATCTAGAATTCCTTGGAAACCAATACCAGTTTCTA gtcaaataatttcaaaaagttcTTCAGCTGTACAAACTACTGATGATGTATCTAAAACTACAGCTATATCAGTACTGTATGCATCAGAATACATCAATG GTAAAGGTTACTATCTTAACGGaccaaaaaaaacaaaaagaataACAGACGGAAAGAAGTATAAAAGTGTCAATACTGAGAATGAAAATgaaactgaaaatattattaaatacgaaGAAGGGCTTGAAATGCcagttgaaataattattgtttcattgTGGTATTGGTGGAaagaagtattatttataagtgttgTAACAGCCGTTTTGATAAATATCTTTATTCCATCTCGCATTGgtcgaataattaattttattcgcaATCATTCA aaaaaaaacgaagatattgaaaaaattgtagaCCTGATTGAAAGTAAAGTTGATTGTTGTAAAGACTCAGGTGTTGAATTATCATCAAATACTATTgttcaaaaacaattacatCCAATAGTAGAGTTTAAATCACGATATTTACAAGATTTTGAACCAATTCATTGTTTAGGAAAAGGAGGTTTTGGAATAGTATTTGAGGCtcgaaataaaattgatgacTGCCACTATGCTATTAAAAGGATACCTTTACCATCACA AGAAGAATCTAGAAATCGTGTACTTCGTGAAGTTAAAGCATTAGCTAAGTTGGATCATCAACATATTGTTCGGTATTTCAATACTTGGCTTGAAGAACCTCCCAGTGGTTGGCAAGAAAAACATGATGATGATTGGTTACAAAAGTCtgg tgaTATGGACATGAGTAGTAATATAACAACTAGTGAAAAACAAGTTACTCATCTTTCTCCAAATAAACATCACGTCCGGGCAAAAAGTTTATCAACAATGATAATGCTTCCAGAAAGTAGTGAAGAATtatctgatattttaagtaatccTCATGCATTACGATCATATAATGATAACAGTGAttcatcttttattatttttgatgataGTCAAATAACTGACAGTAATAAAAAAGATTGCATATTAGATATAAGTTCAGATAACTTAACTAAAGGTAGTAAACGACGAAGATATAAATCTGAGTGTGATACAACAAGTAATGTTCATAGTGAACGAAAAACAACTAGACATTACTTGTACATACAAATGCAACTTtgtcataaaaatagtttaagagAATGGTTGAaagataatactaaaaatagagatatgaagtatattttaaatatttttagtcaaaTTATACAAGCTGTTGAATATGTTCATTTGCAAGGATTAATACATAGAGATTTAAaa cctTCAAATATATTCTTTTCATTAGATGGTCAAATCAAAATTGGTGATTTTGGATTAGTTACAGAAATGATAGAATCTGATGAAGGGATGactatatatgataataaaaaaaagtggttAAATGAACAACATACTGATCGTGTTGGTACACAATTATATATGAGTCCAGAACag ataTCTGGAaagtcatataattataaagtagaTATATATTCTCTTggagttatattttttgaattgctCAATCCTTTTACTACTGAAATGGAGAGGTACCAAACATTAACTCaacttagaaattatatttttcctcctcaatttttgaaaaagtttaaaaatgaa tatgatTTGTTGTGTTTAATGTTATCACCTGATCCAACATTACGCCCAACTACATTTGGTATTAGAACTAGACTACCATTAAGTACTCctgattcaaatttagatcCTACATTAACTGATAGCACTTATGAGTTTGAATTACATAACAGAAAAAGTAGtgctataaaagtattaaaaaactaa
- the LOC114127191 gene encoding eukaryotic translation initiation factor 2-alpha kinase isoform X2, which translates to MIPSLSGSLYKFDGENLDRIPFTVDSLLKSSFRYNDDLLISGGKISRTYGVDMSTGQLLYTCDMAQCNNITSNSFTNIDGNILILQRQTQTVRASDPRSGIERWNFSVGLHDIKVIMDLNNNCHTTNPSVKLDFKINIPKGVVTAVAFDRPEEVIWTHKSKSPIVNVWKFEHGKVESIDLFKRDHNENSIDPLVYLGMHKKQLYIQESDKVFSINPTSYQQSLLLEEDDLDKSRIPWKPIPVSSQIISKSSSAVQTTDDVSKTTAISVLYASEYINGKGYYLNGPKKTKRITDGKKYKSVNTENENETENIIKYEEGLEMPVEIIIVSLWYWWKEVLFISVVTAVLINIFIPSRIGRIINFIRNHSKKNEDIEKIVDLIESKVDCCKDSGVELSSNTIVQKQLHPIVEFKSRYLQDFEPIHCLGKGGFGIVFEARNKIDDCHYAIKRIPLPSQEESRNRVLREVKALAKLDHQHIVRYFNTWLEEPPSGWQEKHDDDWLQKSGDMDMSSNITTSEKQVTHLSPNKHHVRAKSLSTMIMLPESSEELSDILSNPHALRSYNDNSDSSFIIFDDSQITDSNKKDCILDISSDNLTKGSKRRRYKSECDTTSNVHSERKTTRHYLYIQMQLCHKNSLREWLKDNTKNRDMKYILNIFSQIIQAVEYVHLQGLIHRDLKPSNIFFSLDGQIKIGDFGLVTEMIESDEGMTIYDNKKKWLNEQHTDRVGTQLYMSPEQISGKSYNYKVDIYSLGVIFFELLNPFTTEMERYQTLTQLRNYIFPPQFLKKFKNEYDLLCLMLSPDPTLRPTTFGIRTRLPLSTPDSNLDPTLTDSTYEFELHNRKSSAIKVLKN; encoded by the exons ATGATTCCATCATTGAGTGGCAGTTTGTACAAATTTGATGGTGAAAATCTTGACCGTATACCATTTACTGTCGATTCTTTATTAAAGTCATCTTTTCGATATaatgatgatttattaatatctg gtgGAAAGATAAGTCGAACATATGGTGTTGATATGAGCACtggtcaattattatatacatgtgatATGGCtcagtgtaataatattactagtaATAGTTTCACAAACATCgatggaaatattttaattttacaaagacAAACACAAACTGTTCGAGCATCAGACCCTCGTTCTGGAATAGAAAG gtGGAATTTTAGTGTTGGGTTACATgacataaaagtaataatggatttaaataataattgtcatacCACAAATCCTAGTGTTAaacttgattttaaaataaacattcctAAAGGAGTTGTAACAGCGGTAGCATTCGACAGGCCTGAAGAAGTTATTTGGACTCAcaaa tcTAAGTCCCCAATTGTAAATGTTTGGAAATTTGAACATGGGAAAGTGGaatcaattgatttatttaaacgtgATCACAATGAGAATTCTATAGATCCTTTAGTTTATCTCGGGATGCataaaaaacaa ttgtATATTCAAGAAAGTGATAaagtattttctattaatccAACTTCATATCAACAATCACTTCTTCTTGAAGAGGACGATCTAGATAAATCTAGAATTCCTTGGAAACCAATACCAGTTTCTA gtcaaataatttcaaaaagttcTTCAGCTGTACAAACTACTGATGATGTATCTAAAACTACAGCTATATCAGTACTGTATGCATCAGAATACATCAATG GTAAAGGTTACTATCTTAACGGaccaaaaaaaacaaaaagaataACAGACGGAAAGAAGTATAAAAGTGTCAATACTGAGAATGAAAATgaaactgaaaatattattaaatacgaaGAAGGGCTTGAAATGCcagttgaaataattattgtttcattgTGGTATTGGTGGAaagaagtattatttataagtgttgTAACAGCCGTTTTGATAAATATCTTTATTCCATCTCGCATTGgtcgaataattaattttattcgcaATCATTCA aaaaaaaacgaagatattgaaaaaattgtagaCCTGATTGAAAGTAAAGTTGATTGTTGTAAAGACTCAGGTGTTGAATTATCATCAAATACTATTgttcaaaaacaattacatCCAATAGTAGAGTTTAAATCACGATATTTACAAGATTTTGAACCAATTCATTGTTTAGGAAAAGGAGGTTTTGGAATAGTATTTGAGGCtcgaaataaaattgatgacTGCCACTATGCTATTAAAAGGATACCTTTACCATCACA AGAAGAATCTAGAAATCGTGTACTTCGTGAAGTTAAAGCATTAGCTAAGTTGGATCATCAACATATTGTTCGGTATTTCAATACTTGGCTTGAAGAACCTCCCAGTGGTTGGCAAGAAAAACATGATGATGATTGGTTACAAAAGTCtgg tgaTATGGACATGAGTAGTAATATAACAACTAGTGAAAAACAAGTTACTCATCTTTCTCCAAATAAACATCACGTCCGGGCAAAAAGTTTATCAACAATGATAATGCTTCCAGAAAGTAGTGAAGAATtatctgatattttaagtaatccTCATGCATTACGATCATATAATGATAACAGTGAttcatcttttattatttttgatgataGTCAAATAACTGACAGTAATAAAAAAGATTGCATATTAGATATAAGTTCAGATAACTTAACTAAAGGTAGTAAACGACGAAGATATAAATCTGAGTGTGATACAACAAGTAATGTTCATAGTGAACGAAAAACAACTAGACATTACTTGTACATACAAATGCAACTTtgtcataaaaatagtttaagagAATGGTTGAaagataatactaaaaatagagatatgaagtatattttaaatatttttagtcaaaTTATACAAGCTGTTGAATATGTTCATTTGCAAGGATTAATACATAGAGATTTAAaa cctTCAAATATATTCTTTTCATTAGATGGTCAAATCAAAATTGGTGATTTTGGATTAGTTACAGAAATGATAGAATCTGATGAAGGGATGactatatatgataataaaaaaaagtggttAAATGAACAACATACTGATCGTGTTGGTACACAATTATATATGAGTCCAGAACag ataTCTGGAaagtcatataattataaagtagaTATATATTCTCTTggagttatattttttgaattgctCAATCCTTTTACTACTGAAATGGAGAGGTACCAAACATTAACTCaacttagaaattatatttttcctcctcaatttttgaaaaagtttaaaaatgaa tatgatTTGTTGTGTTTAATGTTATCACCTGATCCAACATTACGCCCAACTACATTTGGTATTAGAACTAGACTACCATTAAGTACTCctgattcaaatttagatcCTACATTAACTGATAGCACTTATGAGTTTGAATTACATAACAGAAAAAGTAGtgctataaaagtattaaaaaactaa